From a region of the Candidatus Polarisedimenticolia bacterium genome:
- a CDS encoding zinc-dependent metalloprotease, with translation MKTLFLCAAILLCLVLPGLVPVIQAKESKKEATGAAGPPTLAGRTAGLKRSDGFIPIFWDSSKGMLLFELSPRLREQELLYFTGFGTGVGSTRLFADRSSLTAGALIRLQRSGPRLLVIQENPAFRADGGSDALKQSVEKSFPISVLAALPIEAEESGTLLVNANPLILRDAASLLSQLSSPTQAVNGRLVRQESSQGSWHLDESRSVVDMENSGSYPLNTEIEALLTFASEGGADLNQPDSRTLSLRQHHSFVALPPPGFEPRESDPRVGFIPAPFQDFSQPFDRPLARSFIERWRLQKKDPRAPVSEPVKPIVFFLDPAVPEPMRSALRRGALWWNDAFRQAGFENALRIDDLPAGISPMDLRYPTIQWTNRSGRGWSVGMTHVDPRTGEILHAVVQLDSHRMRTVGNFWEAMIPSANLTEPAFDPFAALDGIDPRTGAEAVMLNRLALLTCHEMGHVLGLEHNFIASTFGRGSVMDYFAPRVHLRPDGSPDLSDAYMQGVGSYDRFAIEWGYSEGATGARPAQEQQRLEAIVRRHLAQGVVWGSGDDPRWNAYDDGADPVAWLAEVMPVRDALLKRYSPELLRPGEPVSELASRFPLVYLFHRYALAAAINVIGGARVPPSLRGDGQEPVVPWPAQAQREALRLVLRALQPEELEIASGLWKMLAPPEADTVDRERFGSTAGYLFSPQDGARAVAGIVAGGLLDPQRMQRLAVLAHQKTGGLSPRDVISSMVSTAFAPAGKAAGGDLAEVVQTEIAQRLMLLMADAAATPEVQSAALAGVEEVRRRVATGQSAMARRLDREIRLFLADPTHNAPRPLPSTAPPGPPIGQPSQ, from the coding sequence ATGAAGACCTTGTTCCTCTGCGCGGCGATTCTCCTGTGCCTCGTCTTGCCGGGCCTCGTTCCGGTGATCCAGGCGAAGGAATCGAAAAAGGAGGCGACAGGAGCGGCGGGACCACCGACGCTCGCCGGGCGCACCGCCGGGTTGAAGCGCTCCGACGGTTTCATTCCCATCTTCTGGGATTCGAGCAAAGGGATGCTGCTGTTCGAGCTGTCGCCGCGGCTCCGAGAGCAGGAGCTCCTCTATTTCACCGGCTTCGGCACCGGCGTCGGCTCGACCCGGCTGTTCGCCGATCGCAGCAGCCTCACGGCCGGCGCTCTCATCCGCCTGCAGCGCTCCGGCCCGCGCCTGCTTGTGATCCAGGAGAACCCGGCCTTCCGTGCCGATGGCGGCAGCGACGCATTGAAGCAGTCGGTGGAGAAGAGCTTCCCCATCTCGGTGCTTGCTGCCCTGCCGATCGAAGCGGAAGAGTCGGGCACGCTGCTGGTCAACGCCAACCCGCTGATCCTGCGCGACGCGGCCAGCCTCCTGTCGCAGCTGAGCAGCCCGACCCAGGCGGTGAACGGCCGGCTGGTCCGCCAGGAGTCCTCGCAAGGCAGCTGGCATCTGGACGAGTCGCGCAGCGTCGTCGATATGGAGAATTCCGGCAGCTACCCGCTGAACACCGAAATCGAGGCCCTGCTCACTTTTGCTTCGGAAGGAGGGGCCGATCTCAACCAGCCGGATTCCCGTACACTGAGCCTGCGCCAGCACCATTCCTTCGTGGCGCTGCCGCCTCCCGGCTTCGAGCCGCGCGAGTCGGATCCGCGCGTCGGATTCATTCCCGCCCCTTTCCAGGACTTCTCGCAGCCTTTCGACCGCCCGCTGGCGCGCAGCTTCATCGAGCGCTGGCGGCTCCAGAAGAAGGATCCGCGGGCGCCGGTCAGCGAGCCGGTGAAGCCCATCGTCTTCTTTCTCGACCCGGCGGTGCCGGAGCCGATGCGCTCCGCGCTGCGCCGCGGCGCGCTCTGGTGGAACGACGCATTCCGGCAGGCCGGCTTCGAGAACGCGTTGCGGATCGACGACCTGCCCGCGGGGATAAGCCCCATGGACCTGCGCTACCCGACGATCCAGTGGACCAATCGCTCGGGACGCGGCTGGTCGGTGGGAATGACGCACGTCGATCCACGCACCGGAGAGATTCTGCACGCCGTCGTGCAGCTGGACTCGCACCGCATGCGCACGGTCGGGAATTTCTGGGAGGCGATGATCCCGTCGGCCAATCTCACGGAGCCCGCCTTCGATCCCTTCGCGGCCCTGGACGGCATCGACCCGCGCACCGGTGCCGAGGCGGTGATGCTGAACCGCCTTGCGCTGCTGACCTGCCACGAGATGGGGCACGTCCTGGGGCTGGAGCACAACTTCATCGCCAGCACCTTCGGCCGGGGCTCGGTGATGGATTACTTCGCGCCGCGCGTCCACTTGCGACCCGATGGGTCGCCCGATCTCTCCGATGCCTACATGCAGGGCGTCGGCAGCTACGATCGCTTCGCCATCGAGTGGGGCTACTCGGAAGGGGCGACCGGCGCGCGACCGGCGCAGGAGCAGCAGCGGCTGGAGGCGATCGTGCGGCGACACCTGGCCCAGGGTGTCGTGTGGGGAAGCGGCGATGATCCGCGCTGGAACGCTTACGACGACGGCGCCGACCCGGTCGCCTGGCTGGCCGAGGTGATGCCGGTGCGCGACGCTTTGCTGAAACGCTATTCGCCGGAGCTGCTGCGTCCCGGCGAGCCGGTCTCGGAGCTGGCCTCGCGCTTCCCGCTGGTCTACCTGTTCCACCGCTATGCGCTCGCCGCGGCGATCAACGTCATCGGCGGCGCCCGCGTTCCGCCGTCGCTGCGCGGCGACGGACAGGAGCCGGTGGTGCCATGGCCGGCCCAGGCCCAGCGCGAAGCGCTGCGGCTGGTGCTGCGCGCCTTGCAGCCGGAAGAGCTCGAAATCGCCTCGGGCCTGTGGAAGATGCTGGCGCCTCCGGAGGCCGACACGGTCGACCGGGAGCGCTTCGGTTCCACCGCCGGCTATCTCTTCAGCCCACAGGATGGCGCGCGCGCGGTGGCTGGTATTGTCGCCGGCGGCCTGCTCGACCCGCAGCGCATGCAGCGGCTGGCGGTCCTGGCGCATCAAAAGACAGGCGGTCTCTCGCCGCGCGATGTCATCTCGTCGATGGTGAGCACCGCCTTTGCCCCGGCGGGCAAGGCAGCGGGCGGCGATCTGGCGGAGGTCGTGCAGACCGAGATCGCCCAGCGGCTGATGCTCCTGATGGCCGACGCGGCGGCAACTCCCGAAGTGCAATCCGCGGCGCTGGCAGGCGTTGAGGAAGTACGCCGTCGAGTGGCCACCGGGCAGAGCGCCATGGCACGTCGCCTGGATCGCGAGATCCGCCTGTTCCTGGCTGATCCGACCCACAATGCGCCCCGGCCGCTTCCTTCCACCGCGCCGCCGGGTCCACCCATCGGACAACCGTCGCAGTAA